From a region of the Apium graveolens cultivar Ventura unplaced genomic scaffold, ASM990537v1 ctg3747, whole genome shotgun sequence genome:
- the LOC141701341 gene encoding secreted RxLR effector protein 161-like, whose translation MVGGLRYLVHTRPDIAFSVGVVNCFIERPTIRDLNAAKCILRYITGTLEYGLIYAKGTGNYLFSGYIDSDMGNNVVDRRSTGGMAFYLNESLITWVSQKQRWVALSSCEAEFMAATAAACQGVWL comes from the coding sequence ATGGTAGGAGGTTTGAGGTATCTGGTTCATACTCGCCCCGATATAGCTTTTTCAGTAGGTGTTGTAAATTGCTTTATAGAGAGGCCGACTATTCGTGATCTCAATGCAGCTAAATGCATCCTAAGATATATCACAGGTACACTGGAGTATGGTCTGATTTATGCAAAGGGGACAGGTAACTACTTATTTTCTGGATACATAGACAGTGACATGGGTAACAATGTGGTGGATCGAAGGAGTACAGGTGGGATGGCTTTCTATTTAAATGAAAGTCTAATTACATGGGTATCCCAGAAGCAAAGATGGGTTGCTTTGTCCTCCTGTGAAGCCGAATTCATGGCTGCTACTGCAGCAGCATGCCAAGGAGTGTGGTTATGA